The Pieris brassicae chromosome 3, ilPieBrab1.1, whole genome shotgun sequence genome contains the following window.
AGTGCTCTGGTAATGCTCGtgaagtttgttttgtcaaaagcgCCTTCGATGTCAATAAATGCACCAAGGGTTGACTGTTTTAACTTCAGGGAGTCGCCAATGCGAGACACAACGTTGTGGAGTGATGAATCCGTTGACTTGCCTGGGCTGTAGGCATGCTGATTTGGGTGCAGGAATTTGGATAGCGATACCTGGCTACGTATTTCCAGATCTCCAAGCCTCTCCATTGTTTTTAACAGGAAAGATGTGAGGCTTATGGGTCTGAAGGATTTTGCCTGGGTATAGTCCTCTCTGCCTGGTTTTgggatgaatattattttcacttcccTCCATTTCAAGGGTATGTAGCGGTGGGCTATACATGCTCGGAAGATTGAGACAAGATAGTCCACCAAAAGGTTTCTACTCCATCTTAGTAGGCCTGGGAAGATGCCATCCAGGCCAGCCGCTTTGAATGGTAGGAAGGAGTTGATTGCCCATgttactttttcatttgtgattattttgtgaGCTACATTCCAGTCTGAGTCGGTGGTGGCACTTTCTGAGTAGGGTTGCCATGCTTGGTCGTTGGCAATTATGCAGCCTGGAAAGTGTGTTTCCATCAGTAGTTCACATGTTTCTGCAtcggtttttgtaaatgatttatcagGTTTTTTAAGACAACCAATTGAGTGATAAGGCTCACTAGAGAGGCATGATTTCACTCTGGTTGCCTGGTTGTTGCTTTCAATGCTGGTGCAGAAGTGTCTCCAGCACTCTTGCTTCCTAGAgcgtaaaagttttttgaatcGTCTTCTCGCGATTGTGTACTTGTCCCAGTCGGCAGGTAAACGGGTATTTCCTGCTCTATTGAACAGCTTCCTGACCTTCTTTCGGTGTCTCTCCAGTTCGGGGCACCACCAGTTATGTCTACTCCCCCACCTAGGCATGGTAAGGGGACACGACCGTTCAAAGCTGGTCTGGAGTAGGGACGTTaggttatttacatgtttgtcTATGTCTTGTACATCAATGGTGGTTGGTATTGTTAGTTTGCTTACCTCTGAGtcgattatattgtaaaattttactgaatCAGTTCTCCGAGGTATGCGTCGTGGTTGTGGTTTAGGTAGCTCCCCTTTGATTGTAAAGCGGATCCACCTGTGATCTGAGCATGATAGCTCTCTGGAGACATGCCAATCCTGTATGTGATCTGACAGACCAGAGGTCACCATTGTTAGATCGATTATGGTTTGCGAGCGTGCGTTGATAAAGGTTGGTTCAGAGCCGCTGTTTGCTAAGATAAGATTATTGCTAAGAATGAAGTTAAGCATATTCTCACCTCGAGCGTTGGTATTTGCATTACCCCATAGCGTGTGGTGCGCGTTGGAGTCTGCTGCGATTATAAGCTCCAGTTTCTCCCTCTCACAGTAGTCAGCCAGAAGGCCGAGTTCTGGAGTGGGCACGTCCTCGTCACCCGGTAGGTAGGCGGACGCCAGGACGATGTCTGGATGTGCGTCCCTAGGTAACCTAATGGTTGTAAGGTCCCTTGAACACAGTTCGTTAATTAGGTATGCTGGTACATGTTTAGGTATGATAATGCAGGTTCTTGGGTTACTTACTGAGGTATCCAGCAAAAGTTTACCACCGGTGTTACCCAGGCCGCATACCTTGCCATTCCTGATCCACGGCTCCTGGATCGCGGCAATGGTCTTCGGGTTGGTCTCCAGCAGTCTGCGTAGTGAAGCCGACGCTGTTTGGCTGTGCTGGAGGTTGGTCTGGATAAGGTCAGTCCGGTTAGGGGGAGGAGCGCAAACAGCTGTCGCTGAATTCACTCCCCCCTGTCTCCTGAAAGAACTCGTCATCCGAGGTTAGTTGCACCGGTGAGGGTGGTTGTTGAGCTGTCTCCATGGGGACGTTTACCTCGGCAACCGCGGCTATCTCCGTCGTTGACGAGGGCGGCTTTGGCCCCGAGGATCCCGTCCCCGATGTACTGGCAGTAGTTACTGTGGCGGCAGCTACCACTGAGGGTTCATCCTTTTCCAGAATTCGGATATAGATGTTCCCCATCAGATAGTAGATGCGACGTTCGTGAGCCTTGATCTTTGAGATCTCATATTCCGGAACACGAAGGAACAAAGATACGCCTGTCGGGTCCTGTGTTCTACGTTCGTGAGTCAGGGTCCAAGATCTGATGTTTAGGTGGCGGTTTTGCCTGGTGATCAGTTTCCGTAAAGTTTCCGTGCTACCAGTGAACCCTGGAACATGCAGTAAGCACGGCACCTTCTTCGGAATGTCTGACTGAGGCCGTACCACCAGTTTGGTGTCCGGTATCGGATTATTGATGACATCGCATGCTCCGGTAAGCCATCCCAGCGTGTAGGTATCCTCGCACCAAGTTTTGAGGACACCATCTGAGAAGTGGGCTCTTCCCCGGAATCTGATGTCGTTGGGTTCAGTTGCTAGGGTAGCTTCAAGATCCGCCATGAGCTCATCTTGGATTTTACCCTCGATTTGTAGGCGGATGTTATCTGCCTGTTCTTGTGTCATGTCTATAAAGGGCTCAGTCATCACGGCAACACAAAGCTCGTTGGCTTTGTAGGATGCTGCCGCTTCCGCGTAACTGGCCGAGGTCCCTGACTCCAGCCGGAGTTTGTTAGGTTTAACCCTTTTACTCTCCCCAGTCGGTGTCACGGTTTCCTCTGGCCGATCGCGTTTCTGGccctttgtttgttgtttggtTTGGTTTGGGTTTTTGGTTTGGTACCCCCCTCTAGGTCCTTTACCGCACCTAGAGCCAATAGGCTTGAGCGCGGCAGAGGACCCAGTCGGCTTCGGTGCCCTTTTCCCGCGTCCTGCAGTTGTGGTAACCGCGGGGGCAGTTCCAGGGTTCTCAGGTATCCTCTGAGAGCCGGTAATCAGCTGTTGCTGTTCCGTCGCTCTTTTGGCCTTCCTGAGCCGTCGCCTTTTTGAGGAGCTTAGGACCATCCTGGGAGTCGATTCCTGAATCGCTGATTTCAGGGCCGACATGTCCATGGTCGAGGTTTGTGCACTGGACGTGCTCATCGTCGCAGCCTCGGTCTTCCGCATCGATCTTGCTTCGGATGCCCCCCCTATGGACGCAGACATTGCTGTATCATCCTTCGGAGTTGCTATCTTCTGCTCGACCGACGCAGTCAGCCTGGCCGCAACAGTGGACGCATCCTTGTGTGGTGGTGTATGAGATACCATTGGAGTGGGCACGGTTAAGGGTGCATCCCGGTTTGGCGCTTCCTCAGCCGCTGCCCTCTCCTTTGGTGCCTCGGACGCTGCCCTATTGGGTGCATCCGTTTGCGAGATAGGGGCATCAGAGTATCGTGTCACTGGTGACTTGCACCTCAACACGTCCTGCGACGCAACCCTGTTTATGTTAGTTTTAGGCGCATCTGTGGATGCAGCCTTTTGTTGGTTTGTGTGTTTTGTCTCTCTATCCATGTGGTGGTATGAAAAAGATTCACCGTCGGAGCTCTCCACCCGCCACGGAGCCCTCAAGTCGGGGACGTCCCTTGCTCAGCAAGCGACGTCAGAGCTACTCCTTCGGTATAGAGTCAGCGTGTAGAGGGGCAGGCGCGCCCGCACGCCGCAAGAGAGTACGGAGCTGTTCGCATCCCGAGACGATGACGCAAACTCACCCCGAGTCCCGTGCCACGCCGACGCCCCCCCCACCCACACCCCGACTCTCGCTTGGTAGCCCTCTTACGGGATACCACAGCCGGTTGACCGTGGTCAGCTAATCCACGGCCTCCCGTGTGAGGGGAAATCCAGACCAAAGAGGTGTGTTGTGTGCAGCGCACAACTGTACCGGCGCACTACTCCACTCAACCTCCAGGACTCCTTCATCCCCCCGTACGGGTCCCCGCGCACGGCACAAACACGCGGGAGGTCATTTACTGTCCACCGTCCTTTTATTTTGGACGATGAACTCGCAAGGACATGACCTCTACATCCCTGCAAAAGTTCGCTTGGTGGTTTTAGTTACGTCTAATACATAGGGTATTAGACCAAAAACAGGGTTGGCAACCTCGGGAAGGTTAGTCCACCAAACTTGCCTTGGGGATCACAGCGACCTGCGCTACCCCCAAGACCACGCCTCCCTACCCATCAGAAGGATGTGGTAGGGTGGGTTTGCACCTATGCTACCATGCTAAAGCGAGCATGTCGTGCTGGAAACCGTAAAAGCATAGATCCAAACCCATCCCCAAATGGATGGATGGATGTCATTGGGTAATGTATAGAAAGGCGAAAAACCAGAAAGGCCAAGGTTCGCTTAATGTACAGTCTTGTACATGTATTTCCTCTTTTAACATTAGGAGTCGAACGAAAGGTTGATGCGCTGGATGTGTAGTGTTGAATACGGCTCCTAATACCGGCATTTTGGACCAACATcctcaaataattaaatgccGAAAATACATTCGTCGCTTGTACACACATCTCtaggaattaatatttttttgcttatcATCCGGAGCCATGTGGAGGGAAAACGTGCGTGTGGTCGATCTCCAACGCGTTGGAACAATTGAATTAATGCAACAACTGAAACCATTATGCAACAGAGCAGAAGAAAAGTGGAGTGCGAGTAGCGGTTCTGAGACGAAACAACGATGTGGAGCAGAATCTTACCACGGCCACTTAAAAAAAAGGGCAAGATTAAGAACGaaaggatttttttacatatgtgGCAAAGAGGACAATCAGATACCTATAAAAACGTGTTTAGACAAGATATTAAAtgtgtgaaaatgacatgagaacCTAAAAAGTGGCAGCGCTAACTAATTTCTGGCAATTCAAAACGCAAATTCCTTACAATCGAGTAGCCCCCATTATCTTAGCATACAACCCACGACTCTTTGTATTGAAAAATTCGGATGTGTCCGCCAAGCATCCGCAAATATACACTGtgaatacataatttacataattaaagaaaataacaataatagcaaataaattaacaagaaCACCGAAAGGTCTCCATGGAGTTGCTGAAAATGTCCACCAAGTAATTTTTCACCACAGTTTTAACGTAAATCCGAGACAATCtgttaaatagaaatacaCAATAAGCACAATATTAGGCATATGAAACGTAATCTCTAGTCTGACCTACTAGTTTATAGGTATGTGATGGAATGTCTTAAAGTTTCCTAAATTGCAATATCGAGTTATAAGTGTATATGAGCACAGACGTTATTGAGTTTATTGCATCACGAAGGAAGACAATCTGTACAAGCATTTCTTAAAGGTCTCAACTCTAacgtaataaattacaaaaaggttATTCGTGTTTGTTAATtaacctaaataaaaatgtattttatttttgcagaCAGCAGCTGGTGCAGATGTTGCACTACAAGCGTGTAGCAATCTATTGGTAGCTGAGGTAAGGACTGAAGgtagaaaatatgtataaaccgTATCATACATGCgtgaaatgttaaaaaaactgttaattgTCCCTTAACATAGAACAGTGTGGTTTCTTGGTAGTTTTCAATACAATGCTGGAACAGCTTGCCTCCCCTAATCTGCGACATTCAAGGTATTACgtctttcaaaataaaatgaaaacgtTATAGAATATCAGTCGCATTGGGAATTTAgttgaatgttttatttattgttttaataatttcaattgataaaataattgttttattcagTGTATATTGCTGTCACTCCAAGATAGTATTGATACACTAAAAAGCAGTGTTGCAGGTGACTGCAGCCTCACGGCAACATGGGCCCATTTCTGATTAAAGTGATAAATCCAAGATTAAGGGCAGATTATAAATCATACTTGGAACAGCTTGTGCTTTAGTTAAGgatgtcaatattaaaatataacctaaTGGCCCTAGAATCTTTGGCCATGCGTTATACTCGTCAACGGgcgctacttgtggtgaccgGTCGggcttgaattcgtgtatgcggtgatgttagttatttcgactacatatttgcgtgttgttcccacgagaatgttagtttgtgctcctatttcaccatgcataccgctgatagaggacaaatctttgtttttttatataatatttattattacttacttaaagatgtcatgtggaacatagtGTTATTAaaggttgcagctccttataaacattttatgaaaaaaaaacttagctATTAAAAAGTGacagagtttattgccagttcttctcttccgttctaaacccttgatttgggaactggcagtaaatgtaaaactagaaacatttaatgtgtattttgACGTTGAACATTGTGTtacttaaatgaataaatgatttgatttgCTTTTTCTAATAAGCACGTAAGGCAAGTGTGTTAGTGTTACATCCCCATAGACACAAAGTCCAGTGACGCACAGCAGGGACAGCTACACGCACAGATGACAGTCGCAAGCTCAatcactaaaaatattatataaataactaagcTGATCTCAGGAACACACTTAACAACCCCAACATACGTTAAAAATATCTGTAAGCGTCACCAGTATTTTAGTCTAGTTGGACCGAtatgtaaacattaaaataataaagaacttaatttttataggaTGACAAATGCTGCGATAGTCTTAAAATCTTCAAATCACTGGACGAGGCGGAAAAAGAGTGCGCTAAAGATTCTAAAGAAATAACTGTACGTATACTTGTcatcaataaagtttataactGGATATTTactagttaatttattaatctttgATTGGTAAGTAGAAAAAAgctttaaataatcttttggCCATATTCTTAAAGTTCATATGTGCACACATTCACTTGATGTTACGTCGTATGTTTTATGGGTgaatccggctcgaaggaccacaGAGATGTACAGTATCTctttaatttttgataaaacaataatagtatttgtttttcttctttATGCTTTGATAGATATGGTATATATGCTTTATGGTTAGATATTAATTCTTGTATATAGCGATAGGATTACTCCCCACGTACCCTTGTTGAAACTTTTTTGCTCAGGTTAAAAAAGCCAATAATATAAGGTCGTATATGTTAATATCATGTAAACATTCAAATATTCACCAACAGTCCAGgggttaaaattttaaaggcaAATATTACATCGTTCATAAAATTAGGTAAATgcattgtaaaatttattatattggtaaATGTAATTCATAAGTAATCACAAGCTTACAAAAAGTTAgcttatttcaattattgacATTGAATTACACATAAACCAAAAAAGTGTATTATGCTCTCGTACAAATATTCCGAACGAAATCCCTAaagattttaagtttaatagcATTTGATGCTCTCACTACTCAGCTTTTAGGTAGACGTGAGTTACCTCAGTCGGCTTCTTCTGCCTTATCAAAATACTACCCGTTATTTCAGTGCGATTACTACAAGTGTATTTTAGAGAAGAAAGGTCTCCTCAAAGGAGATACTCTAGATGACGAGGCCACCAAGGTGTTCTTCGCTGCCGTTGCTGATGAGTATCCCGAAGAGAAGGGTGTTGTTAAGAAAATGGAGGAGAACTGCTACAACGGAAAGAACAAGGACTTCGACCTTTTGGATGCAAATTGTCCAATACTAAACTTCTACATTTGCGCCTACATTAATGCGCTTTTGGTAAGTTTTAGCTAGATTTTAGGTGAATCTTAAATGCCTTCAGCTAGTGTTGTTGGGgcgctggttccacatagcctCAAACGAGGGCtctaaactttataaaaatacaaatgcgTATTGTTGGGGATAGTAATCCAGTAAACAATTCTAAACCCTGAACATGATGCAAACGTCGACTTCGACCTCGAACAATAGATTTTTGAATGCCATAAACACTTGGGAAATCGCAAATCGTGACTTTTTATAGTTTAGTGGGGGGTAAACCTACTACTACATAACACAGGGagcctacgggacgcccaaaacGGGCAGGTATCACCCCAAGGAGACCTAATTCAGTGGGACTATTGGCCGTCTTTGAGGTAGGCCTATActcttaatttaaacaattggaggtcgTAACTCTCAGGAATCCCACCAGGAGTCTATACCTCAGGTCACTAGTCCGCAAGAGCCAGGGATCAAGACCATTGAAATAGGTATTAATGTAATCTTATTTGTTACAGGAATGCACATCATGGAAAAGTATGACACAGTGTCAAAAGATTTCTGAAGACGCAAAAACATGCAAGGTCGCACTCTCACAgtatggaataaaataaagcattaaaagaaatataattttattgttcataCGGCTTCAATCTCAGTACATTCAGTTATACCTTAcacaaaatagtatttatgaaCCAGACACTTATATTcaacaatatacaatatttacaggtactatatacaattaacaaaattccaaattaaacatataccAATGCACGCTACTGAAATAAGTGTACCACATGACTCCAAGTAAAAAAGCTCGACGGTCTGTTTGTTGtgaaatttgttaatatagcagccaattattattaaaccaatAATTGAAAATCGGAATTACAGAGTAGCGGGGCTGTTCTAGAGATCTAAACAATGTTATCGAagtaatctaataaaatatctaactAATGCAAGCAAAATAGGTGGTTTTGAGGTCCCGTAGCATTGTGGGGCATGTAGGTGGCATACGAATACGAGAAAAATACTTCGCTGAGAACCGAACCCAGCACCTCTAGTACTGGATTCTGAAGAAGCTTCGGACGTAATTCGTACTAACAATCCTTGTTGtccaatacaatttaaaaaaattcacagaGTTCgcgaatatttaaaacacattttccTTTCATagtgtgttataaaaaatctataataaatttctctactttgtcattataattcatatattttaattggtcataattaataaagggctcttttaacataaaaaacgttattaataggaatatttttttacataataattgcaACAAGTACGTATTACACGACCGCTGCAGTTTCGACAAAATTGTGTGAAAAGGAGAACAGAGTGAAAGAGACAGACATATATCACTCAATCACACACTCACTCCGCTCTGCGACTCGAAAAGTTAAACATGGCAGATATGAATTAATGGGTTTAACACAAGTTGAGCGTGCGCATAATTTTTgatatacttcttttggcgcgttagggaaacaCGAggagattatttttttttacgtcACACAAAACCGACActctgaagttagctatagtcaacattttaggtttttgtgatatttaaataaactttatttaactagataatgcgttattatgaaattttcaatgtattaaataccttttttctattgtttgtgtagtttttttctttaagcTTTTTGccttacgccaaagaagtataacttctaacgcgtgtacataactGCACAcacgttttatatataaggtaGAGCTACTggatttatattgaaataagatTTCTCAGTTAGCAACGGATATCCAAGTTAATTTTACAACTCATAAAAAAACTGGGGCATAATTTACAAAAGCATAAAACTCATTAGCTATACACCATATGTAAAATGAGGCTGTTTTTATCTTGTACTAAGCATAGACAAAGACAAAACATCAACTATCACTATATCAAGAGCGAAGTAGTCTGAAACACTATCTCTTTCTTTATAATAGAAAACGACAAGGACCTACGTACGTGTTTAGGCCGAAGTTCACTGATCGAATAAATACTTCGGTCAGTAAGATCGTTataattgacaaattattattacacacCTAATACTGTACTTATATTATTCGAGCCCTAAAAATCCCAATCGGAGatcattgaaaattaaaaatatatatatgttgcgCTAGCCACATATATATAGGCCTAGCCACGATGACACactcttaatattaaaaaaaaaactggaaATTACTGTAAACTCacttttctatacaaatttaggAACTTGGATATGACCTGAAATTTAACGTTGACAGAAGCAAGTGGTATGTCTAACAGTATATTTGCTGTACACATTTTGATGGATTTTCGTATGGTGTCTTTACTAATATAATGAGTTAACGAAGTCCGAATCCATCAGTGAATAATGATATACaacacaattataaatatggtaACGCGTCATCATGGATTGCACTATCAAAAAAATGAGGGTAGTTCCACAACTACcctcagtttttttttaaatcataaaaatgaatttacaataggttaatatttacaaatcttATCAGtacatgatttttttaaacttttgcaGTTTTGTCGAATGTGAAGtgcttttaaaaactttaaaaacttCGCCACTGTTTCCAAATTCACTTAGAactaatattttctatgtattACAGAAAGTGTTGAGTCACTATGGTCActatagtaattttaaattaatgtaatacagGGTGTTAAGTCAATATCATTGAACAGGAGCATGCACACATTATCGCTCAACGAggatatatatagttaattataacGTATCAACCACCCTGTATATGTCCGTTTGTTGAGTATTTCGATTTTCAATTGAAATTGTCAGTAGTGAAACTTgctcttataattataaaaaatcttacgattgctaatgtttatttactagTCAACAAAGTGAGCTGTTTAGTGACAATTTTCATGTGTACTTTCTAACATATAAGaacctttttattatatgaattgCCAGGCAATCagaattcataatttatataatcaaatcataattaacattaaaaacgtCTTGGACCTTACTTCACTAAATGAAAGTATTTTgtcagaaatatataaaaaaaaagttatccgtatttttttttttcgtcaACATAAGCGAATTTAACGTCAATATCTCACACAAACATCTTTAGGAATTGAAATCTTCATACTTAGAACTCCCGCGCGAACTTCACACCATTGGTACGTCACAATGTTCACTTAACACTGTTATATTCAGCTGATGGCTAACTTCACACCACTCCTATATACGACAGTACTCTACTTAATTTCACACTGTTCTCGTTAGCTGTCGGCTAACTTCACACGAAAGTTCTAGCCAACTCTCATGATAACTTCACAGTCAATATGGAAAGCTATTATACATAGCTTTTATCTTCAGCACGTGCTAGTCGGCCTCTTCAGGTGGCCGTTGGTAAATGGGACCAAATTTGGCCATGTACTTTTTGACGAACATTTTGGCCTTTGATCGTACCGAGTCAGTCACCACCAGCTCTTCTACTGTCCGGCAATGCTTAAGTTCTTTTAGCATCACGAAGTGAGTTagctgaaaaataaattatattattgcatttgatgtaaagtttatgtttttttttaaatgtaggtCGTTCACCCCCCCCCCGGCCCCCTTTGTGAACGACGTGTAGAAATGCAGTTAATCAGCTTACGTATTACTTGAACGGCACCTTATCCatcttttttaatgatttgcCATTCGAGCTTAACTTTCATCCTCCCAGCGACTATTCTGATACagtagtatatataattttgaactTGGCCAATCTTTGGGACATACATCATTCATTGCTcataaagatatttaacaatatcagAAGCAATGAGATGTTTGTATaaccttaaattatttagtcaTTTTAATGATGATCTTTTGGAAATCGGTCGAGTTTAGTAGTATTtgtaaaagaaatgtttcttTAAGGCGACTAaagatatttatcaatttcgTAATTCTatagataatacaaattatattaaacaaaaaacaattgtactaaaaatattgccaaacatggaaaacataatatttacaaatatatatacatatataataataaaatattcaagacatttaactaagtaataacGACTTCGACTGTGTTGTGTGTACGTGAGGGTGTGTATGTGTACGCTCATGATGCAGGGGGGTGAGGCGGtgctatattatttctatatattatatttttaatattgacgcTGTAATTCGTCGATAATAACATACCTTTCTAGCAAGATGTTTGAAATCAGCTGTACAGGTGATGCGACCGGCGGGGGCTGACGAGTGACGATATGGGTTCAAATGTTGCACctggaaaaaatattgtatatactaacaacttaaatcaaattatcgtcgcaattataaaaaaaaaaacaccttaCTCAACACACTTCTCacgtaatattgtttttaatccgcccaaaaatatttatttatctacttcttaacaattattcttatttttgatcttttaatttaattttttttttctttgcttacactgttatttttttatttgtttttctgcaaactagctgctgtggtctctggcagaatgaccagcgctgtgtaacaactctgctcctcagcataatgctgagccagggccaattacaaccgcagcacacacgcattacacaattaaaccattttctttaaaaaaaattgttttatcatGACATATCTACCTGACTGCGTATCTAATAGGCTAGTGTGTAGGCATGctttagaaaagaaaaaaatgtgtcaTACGATTCGCACGTTTTTG
Protein-coding sequences here:
- the LOC123706934 gene encoding uncharacterized protein LOC123706934, which codes for MNGYSWFLMFLFMKTAAGADVALQACSNLLVAEDDKCCDSLKIFKSLDEAEKECAKDSKEITCDYYKCILEKKGLLKGDTLDDEATKVFFAAVADEYPEEKGVVKKMEENCYNGKNKDFDLLDANCPILNFYICAYINALLECTSWKSMTQCQKISEDAKTCKVALSQYGIK
- the LOC123706933 gene encoding uncharacterized protein LOC123706933 isoform X1 — protein: MDRETKHTNQQKAASTDAPKTNINRVASQDVLRCKSPVTRYSDAPISQTDAPNRAASEAPKERAAAEEAPNRDAPLTVPTPMVSHTPPHKDASTVAARLTASVEQKIATPKDDTAMSASIGGASEARSMRKTEAATMSTSSAQTSTMDMSALKSAIQESTPRMVLSSSKRRRLRKAKRATEQQQLITGSQRIPENPGTAPAVTTTAGRGKRAPKPTGSSAALKPIGSRCGKGPRGGYQTKNPNQTKQQTKGQKRDRPEETVTPTGESKRVKPNKLRLESGTSASYAEAAASYKANELCVAVMTEPFIDMTQEQADNIRLQIEGKIQDELMADLEATLATEPNDIRFRGRAHFSDGVLKTWCEDTYTLGWLTGACDVINNPIPDTKLVVRPQSDIPKKVPCLLHVPGFTGSTETLRKLITRQNRHLNIRSWTLTHERRTQDPTGVSLFLRVPEYEISKIKAHERRIYYLMGNIYIRILEKDEPSVVAAATVTTASTSGTGSSGPKPPSSTTEIAAVAEVNVPMETAQQPPSPVQLTSDDEFFQETGGSEFSDSCLRSSP
- the LOC123706933 gene encoding uncharacterized protein LOC123706933 isoform X2 — its product is MDRETKHTNQQKAASTDAPKTNINRVASQDVLRCKSPVTRYSDAPISQTDAPNRAASEAPKERAAAEEAPNRDAPLTVPTPMVSHTPPHKDASTVAARLTASVEQKIATPKDDTAMSASIGGASEARSMRKTEAATMSTSSAQTSTMDMSALKSAIQESTPRMVLSSSKRRRLRKAKRATEQQQLITGSQRIPENPGTAPAVTTTAGRGKRAPKPTGSSAALKPIGSRCGKGPRGGYQTKNPNQTKQQTKGQKRDRPEETVTPTGESKRVKPNKLRLESGTSASYAEAAASYKANELCVAVMTEPFIDMTQEQADNIRLQIEGKIQDELMADLEATLATEPNDIRFRGRAHFSDGVLKTWCEDTYTLGWLTGACDVINNPIPDTKLVVRPQSDIPKKVPCLLHVPGFTGSTETLRKLITRQNRHLNIRSWTLTHERRTQDPTGVSLFLRVPEYEISKIKAHERRIYYLMGNIYIRILEKDEPSVVAAATVTTASTSGTGSSGPKPPSSTTEIAAVAEETGGSEFSDSCLRSSP